Proteins from one Cryptomeria japonica chromosome 4, Sugi_1.0, whole genome shotgun sequence genomic window:
- the LOC131875020 gene encoding uncharacterized protein LOC131875020 — MKKLVDDNAWNWHKKVYETLWADRITPKREIGMAPYELVYGIGAKVSLPLELVATRLQTLIEDSFFQNALENRVMYLMRLEEEREMLVDRITEHQNRVKRIFDMRARPRGFLKGDEVLLWDKRREPKGVHGKFDSLWKGPFKIHEVVGPNAIRLNYFDGMVMPYTYNGKDLKLCKL; from the coding sequence atgaagaagttagttgatgataatgccTGGAACTGGCATAAAAAGGTATATGAAACCTTATGGGCGGATAGAATTACTCCCAAAAGAGAAATTGGAATGGCACCTTATGAATTGGTGTATGGCATTGGTGCGAAGGTTTCTTTACCTCTAGAATTGGTAGCGACAAGGCTTCAAACTCTAATTGAGGACTCCTTTTTCCAAAATGCTCTAGAAAATAGAGTCATGTATTTGATGAGgttggaagaggaaagagagatgttAGTGGATAGAATTACTGAGCATCAAAATAGGGTGAAGAGAATCTTTGATATgagagctcgaccaagaggttttCTAAAAGGAGATGAAGTACTATTGTGGGACAAGAGAAGGGAACCAAAGGGTGtccatggaaaatttgattcacTGTGGAAAGGTCCATTCAAGATTCATGAAGTAGTGGGACCGAATGCAATCAGACTGAATTATTTTGATGGaatggttatgccctatacctataatgggaAAGACTTGAAGCTCTGTAAACTTTGA